cttccctagagttctagtcgagcgagccaatacaaaaaaagagaaagaggctacacaatagccaatcagaaaatagcactgttgtatctgggtaagatttcacgcaacaaccaataaaaaaaacatatccttGTTTGCTATATTTATACTGCCAATAATTTAAGACTGTTGTTATTACAcaaactaatttgttaaacacattcaaattaaaaataaaacgtaatatgtggtaacctcctgctgtcatgctggaacaattaaattaaaagcctgtctcttatagacgcctgtctcttttagacgcctggtgtgatgataggtttgggaaaataaaagcccgggctattatttgaagttttacggtagtTCACGCCAGATagtttttctcttgcgaccctcagacattttgaaaaaacacgatgagaacgcgagcttcaatgaatggctgaaaccgtagaccaccacacatatacacctgaaagtgcgcatgtgcagaaagcgaacctaggGGCAAGCACGTATGACAGCCTTACATCAACATAtcaccagaatgattgacaactgggatgaccaaaAGTCTAGATGATCAAAAGTCtagatgatccacccggaaaaagaaaacctttcgctatacctttaagtgattttgcaactgtttactacgtcttgtccaaagaagtggatttttgccaaaaaagcttgtatgcacttagagggttttgcagcgaaagacagtcaaatttgttaataCCAATGAAGTGACATTTTTGAACATAAGGCATTTCAATAACAATAAGTATGTGAATGTATGCATGTGAACAACTTTGTAGGATACTGTCCTCTCTGCTTTTGTCCTGTGTGCTCTCCATACCAGGAAGAGCTGCTGCTACACGCCTGAACAACTagtgataaaaacaaacataacagAAAGAAAGTCACACTGTTAAAACTCTCAAAATATGAAAAAGGGGATTTTGTTTGCATACAGAAAAAGCTAAAATGTTTACCACCCATCTGTCTAGTCGCTCTAAATGAAACATCTAGAAATTTCCCAAGACATTAATTGaccaaaatataatttaatataattacttctgatttaaaaaaattgtacagGATGAGTTAGATCTATCACACACAACACACTCACCTGTTTAACATTGTATCCGGCTTTAGCGCTAGTTTCAATAAACATTACATTAAGTTCTTTGGCCTTCCTCTCTCCTTCCTCAATAGAAACTTGCCTGCAAAACCAAACATGCAATCTTTACAACATGTAAACAGCTTCATTTATTATTCATATACATTAATGTAAAACCCGTAATTCCAAAACAGTACATTGTGTTTAAATGAATTCAGCAAACATATAGTACGCTTCCTAGGTGTTTCAATAGAAAATAAAAGCCATTCTTACAAACCTTTTATCTGCAAGATCTGTTTTGTTTCCCACCAACATAATGATGACATCACCTCCTCTCTCTGTTCGGACATCATCAATCCATTTAGTGGTCTGCTGAAATGAGTTGACATCTGTCAGGGAGATGTCAGAAACACTGGGTTAATTCAGGGCCACAGGAGATCTATGAAGAAAATCTAGGATCATAGACAGGGACACAAATCCAAGGCagaaaaataacacaaggataaAAGGAGAGGAAAGAAAGAAGCATCTCAGTGTTTAAAAGTTCATCACAGGAAGACATCTGTGGAAAATGTTcatctgtaaaaaaattacatctGCATCTACTACATGTTATTTGTctgtaaaataatataataatatttctgCATCGACATGCATTATTGTAAAAATATCTCTGTATTGTGCAGTCAGGGTCCAAAATCACTGCCATAATGTACAAACCATTACACTGTATAGTTACTAGTAACTCAAATTTATTAAGTAACTAACATCTGGCATTTGAAAGACATACAGCACAAAACAAAGATGTCTGGTCCATTTTTAGCACTGCCAaagacaagaaacatacaaATTTAACAACAAATTCACAAAAAAGGAAACATAAGCAAAGAATGTGAAACTGAAAAGAGACATAAgacaaagtaaataaataaaaaaagaaatggcgttgcaatgacagacaTTCTTCCTTGTCCATAAGTTTTCCTGGGAGGATCCACACTCACTTGTGATGTCAAAGACTACCACTGCAACCGTAGAGTCCCGAATGTAGCTGGGTATCAGACTGCGGAAGCGCTCCTGTCCTGCTGTGTCCCAAAGTTGCAGCCGGACCTAAGCATTCATTTTAGCACCAGAGATccagaggagagagagagggggagaaATGGGAAGAGGAAGAGGTAAGAGGAGGGGAACTGGACGCACAGCGGGTCAGATACCTACTTGTTATGTCGTAAACTACAACGGCAGCAGCAGAGTCTCTGATGTAGCTGGGAATGAGGCTACGGAAACGTTCCTGTCCTGCTGTGTCCCAGAGCTGCAGCCTGATCTGTGTGCGTGGACAAACAAAAGAAACGGAGGAGGATAAAGGAAAAAAACATGGAAATGAAAAgcttaaagagaaataaaatataaagaaataGAATGAAATGAAAGGAATATGAAAAAGCAAAGTGGGCTGAAAGGTTTCCTCGGATGGGCTGCAGTTCTTCTGATGGGATCTTCAAGAAATGCTTTTAATGTAAGTTAATGAGGGCTGggatgattaatcgcgattcaTACTAATAATACCTGTCTTATATAAATTCTGAATTGATCCTGGACTCGCGTGTGTAATTGGTACTACTTCTTCTGGGgtgcatattaagtttctgcacGAAAGCGCCCTCTGCCTTTTAGGTAGCAGAATTTCACTATAATTCATTGAGAGGCATAGTAAGCAGAATTGCAAGATTTATCATTCCAGCCATATTAAATCTACCGAGAATATGCAGCATAATGTTAGTTTATAACATCTCCTACAGATATTATGTTGGTAAGGCATAATTCACAAGTTTATCACCCTAGAAAAGTTCAAAACGGATGATAAATCAAAAGCTAGgtcttttttattaaatgacttAACTTGCAATAAATCTGTTtcttaatgtaaatgtttctttaactgGGTTATGGTATGTAATGTATGGCATATGATTATGGATTAGGGTTAGATTAGATCTTTAAACAAGCTCATATTATCAGGACTGCAGATTAAGGTAAAGCTAAAGGGTAAAATTGCTATTCACGACAAGACAGCTAAATTCTTTACACAAGtaagatagacagatagatagacagatatacAGTACTTtgcttaggccaccatgccagaattagatttgttgtttttgcaatgttatagtgatcatatataattgatTCTCAGtatctttaatagaatacatccagaaaatacaagaaatgtgaatgtagtattaaaaactgtatagaaatgtaaactgatgtgtcacgTTTTTAGGATAAACTcctcttccacttgagcaataatTGCAAGCAACTgtaggatctcttaaacctaaataaaattaaatcataaTTATAAGGAAATTAGtcttttacttcattctgctcaatatgtgtttagtgccaagagaggtcacactaaacacagacgataccttaaagaagacatttagtcctgaatttttttttttacatatttcctgtattttctgtttgtatcttaataaaatagattgaaaaataaatatggatggacattaaaacttctaaaacaaaaaGTCTGGTGGTGATGGTGGCTtaaaacttttgcacagtattgtagacagatagatagacagacagacagacagacagacagacaggagcTGGGACAATGGACACACCGGTCAAGAGTGGCTCCTTTGTTTCTTATGTTaaaattcatgttagcttttGACACCCAACAATATCCCAAATTTTCCACCATGCAGAGTTTTAACCGCGTTAGAGCTgtccaataggctttatgctcagctgcactacttcctgaatttcagccagctccttgtttcctgtctgccattattggacaaactgattaatccaggtgtgcctgacctcagtagtcacaacaacaataat
This window of the Paramisgurnus dabryanus chromosome 10, PD_genome_1.1, whole genome shotgun sequence genome carries:
- the rab6a gene encoding ras-related protein Rab-6A isoform X1, producing MSGGGDFGNPLRKFKLVFLGEQSVGKTSLITRFMYDSFDNTYQATIGIDFLSKTMYLEDRTIRLQLWDTAGQERFRSLIPSYIRDSAAAVVVYDITNVNSFQQTTKWIDDVRTERGGDVIIMLVGNKTDLADKRQVSIEEGERKAKELNVMFIETSAKAGYNVKQLFRRVAAALPGMESTQDKSREDMIDIKLEKPPEQPVSEGGCSC
- the rab6a gene encoding ras-related protein Rab-6A isoform X2, coding for MSGGGDFGNPLRKFKLVFLGEQSVGKTSLITRFMYDSFDNTYQATIGIDFLSKTMYLEDRTVRLQLWDTAGQERFRSLIPSYIRDSTVAVVVFDITNVNSFQQTTKWIDDVRTERGGDVIIMLVGNKTDLADKRQVSIEEGERKAKELNVMFIETSAKAGYNVKQLFRRVAAALPGMESTQDKSREDMIDIKLEKPPEQPVSEGGCSC